One window of Pseudacidobacterium ailaaui genomic DNA carries:
- a CDS encoding zinc-dependent dehydrogenase — protein sequence MTVTATSKGHAMAAETLPATMRAAVYRGVNDVRVETIPTPQIGPGEVLVRVHSCGICGTDLKKIHTGSHSAPRIFGHETSGTIVRTGPGVEGFTIGDRVMVFHHIPCRQCYYCRKKTFAQCPVYKKVGCTAGFEPSGGGFAEYVRVMDWIVRSGGLVKIPDEVPFEQAAFVEPVNTCLKAIHNLDLAPDETVLVIGQGPIGILLAALAARTGAKVLTSDLYPERHAVAATYGLNHPLDAARENIVEAARRESEGRGADAVILAVGGNALIRTAMDAARPGGRILLFAQTQHGEAVIDPAAVCMDEKTLLGSYSASVEIQEEGARLVFEGYRNGFDLTKLISHRFPLEKAVEAIEVASNPTAKSMKIFIQPGLEV from the coding sequence ATGACGGTGACAGCAACCAGCAAAGGACATGCAATGGCAGCAGAGACCCTACCGGCAACCATGAGGGCTGCCGTTTATCGCGGCGTAAATGATGTCCGCGTCGAAACTATCCCCACTCCTCAAATTGGCCCTGGTGAGGTTTTAGTCCGCGTCCACTCCTGTGGCATCTGCGGGACGGACCTGAAAAAAATCCATACCGGGTCCCACTCCGCCCCGCGTATCTTTGGACACGAGACCTCCGGCACCATCGTCAGGACCGGGCCTGGGGTGGAAGGTTTTACCATCGGCGACCGCGTCATGGTCTTCCATCACATCCCCTGCCGCCAATGCTACTACTGCCGGAAGAAGACCTTTGCCCAGTGCCCGGTCTACAAAAAAGTTGGCTGTACCGCGGGCTTTGAACCCTCCGGCGGGGGCTTCGCGGAATATGTCCGCGTCATGGACTGGATTGTTCGCTCAGGCGGCCTCGTCAAAATCCCCGATGAGGTGCCCTTTGAGCAGGCGGCCTTTGTTGAGCCGGTAAACACCTGCCTGAAGGCCATTCATAACCTGGACCTCGCTCCAGATGAGACCGTCCTGGTCATCGGCCAGGGCCCCATTGGCATTCTGCTGGCTGCCCTCGCCGCCCGCACGGGGGCAAAGGTCCTGACCTCAGACCTTTATCCGGAGCGCCATGCCGTCGCCGCCACTTACGGACTCAACCATCCGTTGGATGCAGCCAGAGAAAACATCGTTGAAGCCGCCAGACGCGAATCCGAGGGCCGTGGCGCTGATGCAGTCATTCTCGCCGTCGGCGGCAATGCTCTCATCCGTACCGCCATGGACGCCGCCCGTCCCGGAGGACGCATTCTGCTCTTTGCCCAGACCCAGCATGGAGAGGCCGTCATCGATCCTGCCGCCGTCTGCATGGACGAGAAGACCCTCTTAGGCTCCTACAGTGCTTCGGTTGAAATTCAGGAGGAAGGGGCGCGTCTGGTCTTCGAGGGCTACCGAAACGGCTTCGACCTTACAAAGCTGATTTCCCATCGTTTTCCTTTGGAAAAGGCCGTCGAAGCGATTGAGGTTGCCTCCAATCCCACTGCCAAATCTATGAAGATCTTCATTCAACCTGGCCTGGAAGTCTGA
- a CDS encoding zinc-dependent alcohol dehydrogenase, giving the protein MPNTMTAAVLYGKEDLRIERLPIPSAGPGEIVVRIAAALTCGTDLKVYRRGYHAKMLRPPIPFGHELAGTVAEVGPGVTKFRAGDRVVALNSAPCDQCYYCSRGQQNLCDDLLFNNGAYAEYLRVPARIVAKNTLHVPENVPLEHAALTEPLACVVRGLEETNPRPGDSIAVIGAGPIGLMFMHAAQLSGLRVIAIVKRDEQIAAAKTFGAEEIVQITAVDDVVAAVRALTPDHRGVDIAVEAVATPAAWQQAVAIVRKGGTVNFFGGCAAGTTVELDTNRLHYNDITLKATFHHTPETARRAFDLISSGRFKCREYITGRAPLSEIGDVFHRLMDRSSDIKTAIIP; this is encoded by the coding sequence ATGCCGAACACGATGACAGCCGCCGTGCTCTACGGCAAAGAAGATCTGCGCATTGAGCGGCTGCCCATTCCCTCCGCCGGCCCCGGCGAAATCGTCGTCCGCATTGCGGCCGCCCTCACCTGCGGGACTGACCTGAAGGTCTACCGCCGTGGCTACCATGCCAAAATGCTTCGGCCGCCCATTCCCTTCGGCCATGAGCTTGCCGGCACTGTGGCAGAAGTGGGCCCGGGGGTGACAAAGTTTCGAGCAGGCGATCGCGTGGTCGCGCTCAATTCGGCCCCCTGTGACCAATGCTACTATTGCAGCCGTGGCCAGCAGAACCTCTGTGATGACCTGCTGTTCAACAATGGGGCCTATGCCGAGTACCTCCGGGTTCCGGCCCGCATTGTGGCAAAAAACACTCTGCATGTTCCCGAAAACGTCCCCCTGGAACACGCCGCACTGACGGAGCCTCTGGCCTGCGTGGTCCGCGGCCTGGAGGAAACAAATCCTCGGCCTGGCGATTCGATCGCCGTGATTGGCGCCGGACCGATTGGTCTTATGTTCATGCATGCGGCCCAGCTCTCCGGGCTACGTGTCATCGCCATCGTCAAGCGCGATGAGCAGATCGCAGCCGCAAAGACCTTCGGGGCCGAAGAGATCGTGCAGATTACCGCCGTAGATGACGTGGTCGCCGCTGTCCGCGCCCTTACTCCAGACCATCGTGGCGTGGACATCGCCGTTGAGGCTGTCGCCACCCCTGCCGCGTGGCAGCAGGCTGTTGCCATCGTCCGCAAAGGTGGCACTGTAAATTTTTTTGGCGGATGCGCAGCTGGCACCACAGTGGAACTGGATACCAATCGTCTGCATTACAACGACATCACGCTCAAGGCGACCTTCCATCACACCCCGGAGACCGCGCGACGGGCCTTCGACCTGATTAGCAGCGGACGTTTCAAATGCCGAGAATACATTACCGGACGCGCACCCCTCTCCGAGATCGGAGACGTCTTTCACAGGCTGATGGACCGCTCTAGCGACATTAAAACCGCAATCATTCCATGA
- the hpnC gene encoding squalene synthase HpnC codes for MTVNEQKELIEKGWAALPAEYRIPERTPTLEEARMYCQRLAESHYENFHVASWFLPRRLRPHFHSIYAYCRISDDLGDEVGNSQQSLALLDLWQQELDACYRGEARHPVFVALAETIRACNIPKDPFADLLVAFRQDQTITRFRTMEDVLGYCRYSANPVGHLVLYVCGYRDAERFRLSDYTCSALQLANFWQDVIVDYGKGRIYLPQADMERFGVEEAVIADRNFTPQFRELMRYEVQYARQMFERGLPLIQMVDHELALDLDLFSRGGLEILHAIEQQNYNVLRARPVISKTRKAALLLRALSSKFLRRRAA; via the coding sequence ATGACCGTAAACGAACAGAAAGAGCTTATTGAGAAAGGCTGGGCCGCCCTTCCTGCCGAATACCGCATCCCGGAGCGCACACCCACGCTCGAAGAGGCGCGCATGTACTGCCAGCGCCTCGCTGAGTCGCACTATGAGAATTTTCACGTCGCCTCGTGGTTCCTGCCCCGGCGCCTGCGCCCTCATTTTCACAGTATCTATGCCTACTGCCGCATCTCCGATGATCTTGGCGACGAAGTTGGAAATTCCCAACAGTCCCTGGCCTTGCTGGACCTCTGGCAGCAAGAGCTCGATGCCTGCTATCGGGGAGAAGCGCGCCATCCGGTCTTTGTGGCACTGGCGGAAACCATCCGCGCCTGCAACATTCCGAAAGACCCCTTTGCCGATCTGCTCGTTGCCTTCCGCCAGGACCAGACGATCACTCGCTTCCGGACCATGGAGGATGTGTTGGGCTACTGCCGCTATTCTGCAAACCCAGTGGGCCATCTCGTTCTTTACGTCTGCGGATATCGCGACGCAGAACGCTTCCGTCTCTCCGACTACACCTGTTCCGCGCTCCAGCTTGCCAATTTCTGGCAGGATGTGATCGTGGACTACGGAAAAGGCCGCATCTACCTGCCGCAGGCTGACATGGAACGCTTCGGTGTGGAAGAGGCTGTGATCGCCGACCGCAATTTTACTCCGCAGTTCCGCGAATTGATGCGCTATGAAGTGCAGTATGCGCGGCAGATGTTTGAAAGAGGACTTCCGCTGATTCAAATGGTGGACCACGAACTGGCCCTGGATCTGGACCTTTTCAGCCGCGGCGGTCTGGAGATTCTCCATGCGATTGAGCAGCAGAACTATAATGTGCTGCGCGCGCGTCCAGTCATCTCAAAGACCAGAAAGGCAGCACTTCTCCTGCGCGCACTCAGCAGCAAATTTCTCCGGCGGAGAGCCGCGTGA
- a CDS encoding phytoene/squalene synthase family protein produces MTPTVEQAYAICRRIARREAKNFYYAFVALPRQKRNAICAVYAFMRHADDLSDDETLSREQRRRNLDAWLAAWHAAAQGGHTNDPVFIALRDAQAHFHITTELLDQLVHGTAMDLHTGQHNPSGPGSDAVHPLHLDTYATFADLYRYCYYVASVVGLVCIRIFGYSDPQAEKLAEETGIAFQLTNILRDIREDAARGRIYLPIEDLDRFGVSLHDILDLKDGHHLTLNQRELLEFEAGRAEKYYQSGHALLPLISPDARPALWVLVAIYHRLLQRIAARNYDVFSHRISVPTFAKLMILARGLLRILLARLRGGS; encoded by the coding sequence GTGACTCCAACCGTCGAACAGGCGTATGCAATCTGCCGCAGGATTGCCCGCCGCGAAGCCAAAAACTTTTACTACGCCTTTGTGGCACTGCCCAGGCAGAAACGCAACGCCATCTGCGCCGTGTATGCCTTTATGCGCCATGCCGATGACCTCTCTGATGACGAGACCCTGTCCCGGGAGCAGCGCCGCAGGAACCTGGACGCATGGCTGGCAGCATGGCACGCTGCTGCGCAAGGGGGACACACCAATGATCCTGTCTTCATCGCCTTACGCGATGCGCAGGCCCATTTTCATATCACCACAGAATTGCTGGACCAGCTCGTCCACGGCACCGCCATGGACCTGCACACCGGCCAGCACAATCCTTCAGGGCCCGGAAGTGATGCGGTCCACCCTCTTCATCTTGATACCTATGCTACCTTCGCCGACCTCTATCGTTATTGCTACTATGTGGCCTCGGTAGTGGGACTGGTTTGCATCCGAATCTTCGGCTACAGCGACCCTCAGGCCGAAAAACTGGCCGAAGAGACCGGCATCGCCTTTCAGCTCACAAATATCCTGCGCGATATCCGTGAGGACGCGGCCCGCGGCCGTATCTACCTCCCTATTGAAGACCTGGACCGCTTCGGCGTCTCTTTGCACGACATTCTCGACCTCAAAGATGGCCATCACCTTACCCTCAACCAGCGCGAACTGCTTGAGTTTGAAGCCGGCAGGGCCGAAAAATATTACCAGTCAGGCCATGCTTTGCTGCCTTTGATTTCCCCCGATGCACGGCCCGCTCTCTGGGTCCTGGTTGCGATCTATCATCGCTTGTTGCAGCGTATCGCAGCCCGGAATTACGACGTCTTTTCGCATCGTATTTCCGTGCCGACCTTTGCAAAACTTATGATTCTCGCGCGCGGTCTGCTTCGAATCCTGCTTGCGCGCCTGAGGGGCGGGAGTTAA
- the hpnE gene encoding hydroxysqualene dehydroxylase HpnE, translating to MAGKSVTVIGGGVSGIAAASALAASGYQVHLLERRPYLGGRASSYEHPGTGEIIDNCQHLLFGCCTNLLDLYDRIGAIEKLRWFDAITMMEPGGRRSILRPSFLPAPLHASLSFLRAPAFSFQDKIAIARGLSAFMAGLPADTEEDFAHWLARHKQTPSAIKRFWEPVLFAALNEELDQTSVHYAAKVCRELFLRSPQAGRMAIPTVPLSELYGHALASLQAHGARVMLRAHATGLHWDEVFRQWVVKTEGDSIHSDAVVLALSFEAMSRLLPTLPEAPGKARLAAQLAQFHHAPIAAIHLWFDREITSLEHAALLDTTVQWLFNKSKLQPQRHKREGHYIELVISVLRSVIPMQRQELIDLALRELALFFPITRQAKLLKAAVTKEVRATFSIRPQLDQFRPSAQSPWHGIFLAGDWTATGWPATMEGAARSGYLAAEALTGQKFLQPDLPSTGLMRLFP from the coding sequence ATGGCTGGAAAATCCGTTACCGTCATCGGCGGGGGCGTCTCCGGCATTGCCGCCGCCTCTGCACTGGCCGCTTCCGGATACCAGGTGCATCTTCTGGAGCGTCGCCCTTATCTCGGCGGTCGCGCCTCTTCCTACGAGCATCCGGGCACGGGCGAGATCATCGACAACTGCCAGCATCTTCTCTTCGGATGCTGCACCAACCTGCTCGACCTATATGACCGTATCGGTGCGATCGAAAAACTCCGCTGGTTCGATGCAATCACCATGATGGAGCCGGGAGGTCGCCGCAGCATCCTGCGCCCCTCGTTCCTGCCGGCCCCGCTCCATGCCAGCCTTTCCTTTCTCCGCGCACCCGCCTTTTCCTTTCAGGACAAGATCGCCATTGCCCGTGGTCTCTCTGCTTTTATGGCCGGGCTGCCCGCAGACACCGAAGAGGACTTTGCCCACTGGCTTGCGCGCCACAAACAGACCCCTTCTGCCATCAAACGCTTCTGGGAGCCCGTGCTTTTTGCCGCATTAAATGAAGAGCTGGACCAGACCTCTGTCCATTACGCCGCAAAGGTCTGCCGAGAGCTCTTCCTCCGCTCCCCTCAGGCTGGCCGCATGGCCATTCCCACTGTCCCTCTCAGTGAACTTTATGGTCATGCCCTGGCTTCTCTGCAGGCGCATGGAGCACGGGTCATGCTCCGGGCCCATGCTACAGGGCTCCATTGGGACGAGGTCTTCCGTCAGTGGGTGGTGAAAACGGAGGGCGACAGCATCCACAGCGATGCAGTTGTCCTGGCGCTTTCGTTTGAAGCCATGTCCCGGCTTCTGCCCACGCTTCCTGAAGCTCCGGGAAAGGCCCGGCTCGCCGCCCAGCTCGCACAGTTCCATCATGCTCCCATTGCAGCCATCCACCTCTGGTTTGATCGCGAAATTACCAGCCTGGAACATGCTGCGCTCTTGGATACCACGGTCCAATGGCTCTTCAACAAATCAAAGCTCCAGCCGCAGCGCCACAAGCGTGAAGGACATTACATCGAACTCGTCATCAGCGTTTTGCGCTCCGTCATTCCCATGCAGCGGCAAGAGTTGATTGATCTCGCCCTTCGGGAACTGGCGCTCTTCTTTCCCATAACACGCCAGGCAAAGCTCCTCAAGGCTGCTGTGACTAAGGAAGTCCGGGCCACCTTCTCGATACGCCCGCAACTGGACCAGTTCCGTCCGTCCGCACAGAGTCCGTGGCATGGGATCTTCCTTGCCGGTGACTGGACCGCAACCGGGTGGCCTGCCACGATGGAAGGCGCCGCACGCAGCGGTTATCTGGCCGCCGAGGCCCTCACCGGACAGAAGTTTCTGCAGCCTGACCTGCCCTCTACCGGACTTATGCGTCTGTTTCCCTGA